A single window of Xylocopilactobacillus apicola DNA harbors:
- a CDS encoding glycoside hydrolase family 32 protein, whose amino-acid sequence MTEVKKLQELSDLRYRLGYHLMAPSGWINDPNGFCYFKGYYHIFYQYHPYSSEWGPMHWGHARSRDLLHWETLPIALTPGDSEDKDGCFSGSAIVKDDVLYLIYTGNNYYDDGDPEHYWQNQNLAFSQDGIHFTKYEKNPIIATPPKDNTKNFRDPKVWERDGLYYLAVGSQNNDQLGRLLVYRSDDLKTWEYLGAVAKAISADEEGYMWECPDLFRLNGQDFLLTSPQGIVSQAEKYLNIHQSGYFVGEFDYENNIFRHGQFNELDQGHDFYAPQTMLTPDGRRIAIGWLNMWRSDMPEQKDGWAGALTLPRELVERVGQIYQQPIAEMKSLRQKTLREGNISVHNSIELVSGYSQLEINLKMDLQEFQGTTFTINFEDSNSDSKVELKYQREQNKFILKRSDRSDARYAKLKMNDQLEIQIFVDKSSLEIFLNQGESVFTDRYYFNGTPKICLTSEKNNNFDCAVYQLPEKINTYQICK is encoded by the coding sequence ATGACTGAAGTAAAAAAATTACAAGAATTAAGCGATTTGCGTTATCGTTTAGGATATCATTTGATGGCACCATCTGGCTGGATCAACGATCCCAATGGCTTTTGCTATTTTAAAGGTTATTATCATATCTTTTATCAATATCATCCGTATTCGTCTGAATGGGGTCCGATGCACTGGGGTCATGCCAGAAGTCGTGATTTACTGCACTGGGAGACACTACCGATTGCACTGACTCCAGGGGATTCTGAAGATAAAGACGGTTGTTTTTCAGGAAGTGCAATTGTTAAAGATGATGTTCTTTATTTGATTTATACGGGCAACAATTATTATGACGACGGCGATCCAGAACATTACTGGCAAAATCAAAATTTGGCTTTTAGTCAAGATGGCATTCATTTTACGAAGTACGAAAAGAACCCAATTATTGCGACGCCACCAAAAGACAATACGAAAAATTTTCGTGATCCAAAAGTCTGGGAGCGAGATGGATTATACTATTTGGCGGTTGGGAGTCAAAACAATGATCAGTTAGGACGCTTGTTAGTCTATCGATCTGACGATTTAAAGACCTGGGAATATTTGGGAGCTGTAGCAAAAGCAATTTCAGCTGATGAAGAAGGATATATGTGGGAATGTCCTGATCTTTTTCGTTTAAATGGACAAGATTTTCTGCTCACGTCTCCGCAAGGGATTGTTTCTCAAGCTGAAAAATATCTTAATATACACCAATCAGGCTATTTTGTTGGAGAATTTGATTATGAGAATAATATTTTTCGCCATGGTCAGTTTAATGAGCTCGATCAAGGTCATGATTTTTATGCACCTCAGACAATGCTGACTCCTGATGGTCGGAGAATTGCAATTGGATGGCTTAATATGTGGAGAAGCGACATGCCTGAACAAAAAGATGGCTGGGCTGGAGCGCTGACTTTGCCTCGTGAATTGGTTGAGCGAGTTGGTCAGATCTATCAACAGCCAATTGCAGAAATGAAATCTCTACGTCAGAAAACTTTAAGAGAAGGAAATATCTCTGTTCACAATTCCATTGAGTTAGTTAGTGGTTATTCTCAGCTGGAAATTAATTTGAAGATGGATCTCCAAGAATTTCAAGGAACAACATTTACAATTAATTTTGAAGATTCCAATTCTGATTCAAAAGTTGAATTAAAGTATCAGCGTGAACAAAATAAATTTATTTTAAAACGTTCAGATCGTTCAGATGCCCGTTATGCAAAACTGAAGATGAATGATCAACTTGAAATTCAGATTTTTGTCGATAAAAGTTCACTTGAAATTTTTCTAAATCAAGGGGAGTCAGTGTTTACAGATCGCTACTATTTCAATGGAACTCCTAAGATTTGCTTAACAAGTGAGAAAAATAATAATTTTGATTGCGCAGTTTATCAGTTGCCAGAAAAAATTAACACCTATCAGATTTGCAAATAA
- a CDS encoding LacI family DNA-binding transcriptional regulator: MPKLEDVAKRANLSKTTVSRVLNNRGYLSQKTIDKVYQAMEELNYHPNVVARQLYKNKTDLIGILLPTVANPFFGELTAFLEDDLYQQGFKVLIGNSMNNPQKEADYLQQLLIKQVDGLIVGTHNQGIEQYHQSGLPIVAIDRIMNEDIPVIASDNYRGGILATERLIERGAKKIIHTNGPNDLETPAKRRREAYEQVMKAHNLSPITYEVDFNITPADKVKILRRIFLEHPDVEAIFASNDTDAAQIMQIAQNLGRQIPRDLLLIGYDGTQIVRELLPQLTTVIQPIDQMAKKSVAVLKQRLAQESTKKEYLLPVKLQEGTTG; encoded by the coding sequence ATGCCAAAATTAGAAGATGTCGCTAAAAGAGCTAATTTATCAAAAACCACGGTTTCTCGCGTCTTGAATAACCGTGGTTATTTGAGTCAGAAAACAATTGATAAAGTTTATCAAGCAATGGAAGAGCTGAATTATCATCCTAATGTGGTAGCTCGTCAGCTTTACAAAAATAAAACTGATTTAATTGGAATTTTGCTTCCGACGGTTGCCAATCCCTTTTTCGGTGAATTAACGGCTTTTTTGGAGGATGATTTGTATCAACAAGGATTCAAAGTCTTGATTGGTAATTCAATGAACAATCCCCAAAAAGAAGCCGATTATCTTCAACAGTTGCTGATCAAGCAAGTTGATGGATTAATTGTTGGAACTCATAATCAAGGCATTGAACAGTATCATCAGTCAGGTTTGCCGATTGTGGCAATTGATCGGATTATGAACGAAGATATTCCGGTTATTGCTTCTGATAATTACCGTGGAGGAATTCTAGCAACTGAACGGTTAATTGAGCGCGGAGCAAAAAAAATAATTCATACTAACGGTCCAAATGATCTTGAAACTCCAGCAAAAAGACGGCGCGAAGCCTACGAACAGGTAATGAAGGCACATAATTTATCCCCAATTACTTATGAAGTGGATTTTAATATTACTCCCGCAGATAAAGTGAAAATTTTACGACGGATTTTTTTAGAACATCCAGATGTCGAAGCAATTTTTGCTTCTAACGATACGGATGCAGCGCAAATCATGCAGATTGCTCAAAATCTAGGCCGCCAAATTCCAAGAGATCTTTTATTGATTGGCTACGATGGGACGCAAATTGTACGTGAACTGTTGCCCCAGCTGACGACAGTCATTCAGCCAATTGACCAGATGGCAAAAAAATCGGTGGCAGTTTTAAAGCAGCGCTTAGCACAAGAATCTACAAAAAAAGAATATTTATTGCCGGTGAAATTGCAAGAAGGAACTACTGGTTAA
- the comGA gene encoding competence type IV pilus ATPase ComGA, translating to MKSRYTDIYFLPRGKGYQIAAQGKEGFKILSNLTDQTAATFINYFKFTAGLNLGETRRPQMGAMDFTTELQEKIYLRISTIGDFNNRESLVLRLIYPIIDQISVFRSQDLESLEYFTQRRGLMLFSGPTGSGKTTLIYYLARKLAQKSMVMTVEDPVEVYEPTFLQTQVNLSAKMSYSEIIKACLRHRPDVLIIGEIRDETSAHAAITASLSGHLVFSTIHARSIYGVLDRLTDLGISMTTLKNCLNSVCYQRILPDQNQNMKAMTQVFDGFKSDYQFSEKQVLKHWQNQLITALNRSQITKSTLERFIYG from the coding sequence ATTAAGTCTCGCTATACTGATATCTACTTTTTGCCCCGGGGAAAGGGGTATCAGATTGCGGCTCAAGGCAAAGAGGGTTTTAAAATTCTCTCGAACCTTACTGATCAAACAGCAGCAACATTTATCAATTATTTTAAATTTACTGCTGGTTTAAATTTAGGTGAAACCAGGAGACCTCAGATGGGGGCAATGGATTTTACCACCGAGTTGCAGGAAAAAATTTATTTAAGAATTTCGACAATTGGAGATTTTAATAACCGTGAATCGCTTGTTTTACGCTTGATTTATCCGATTATCGATCAAATATCAGTATTTCGCTCACAAGACCTGGAATCTTTAGAATACTTCACGCAAAGACGTGGCTTGATGCTTTTTAGTGGGCCGACAGGTTCGGGCAAAACCACGTTGATTTATTATTTAGCACGTAAATTAGCGCAAAAATCGATGGTAATGACAGTGGAGGATCCAGTTGAAGTTTATGAACCGACATTTTTGCAGACCCAGGTTAATTTATCAGCCAAGATGAGTTATAGCGAGATTATTAAAGCTTGTCTTAGACACCGACCAGATGTTTTGATTATTGGGGAAATTAGAGATGAGACCTCCGCGCATGCAGCAATTACGGCATCTCTAAGTGGTCATTTAGTTTTTTCGACAATTCATGCACGCAGTATTTATGGGGTATTGGATCGCTTAACTGATCTTGGGATTAGTATGACTACTCTAAAAAATTGTCTGAATTCTGTTTGTTATCAAAGAATTTTACCCGATCAAAATCAAAATATGAAGGCGATGACCCAGGTGTTCGATGGCTTTAAAAGCGACTATCAATTTAGTGAAAAGCAAGTTTTAAAACATTGGCAAAATCAGTTAATTACAGCACTAAATAGAAGTCAAATTACAAAATCAACGTTAGAAAGGTTTATCTATGGCTAA
- a CDS encoding type II secretion system F family protein, with amino-acid sequence MAKNKLARKDQAIIMIHLGEMMKNGFSIIQAFNFLETVYPKYQKRIQKLTNRLHNGEVLTTALTELGIAQNIIDQLEISYAHGNLQESFITFGKMLQYRNAQTKKILQLLTYPIFLLAMLAALQLGLKAAGFQAITGSSENKMDQLINISFFLVIGLTLSGLIFYLIVSLRPVTKQVQIFRKVPLIGKTILCYYHYLIMFDLTLFVQNGFSINQMIAICHSRPKKSYLFQISQQIEKEIISGTNLIAIVRKYTYFPTELEQLLGRGLETENLKIEFSALTKIIYERLLAGIERIINKIQPLMFLFVGVCVVIVYLNIMLPIFQMMKGI; translated from the coding sequence ATGGCTAAAAATAAATTGGCACGCAAAGATCAAGCGATCATCATGATTCATTTAGGTGAAATGATGAAAAATGGCTTTTCAATTATTCAGGCGTTTAACTTTTTAGAGACAGTCTATCCAAAATATCAAAAAAGAATTCAAAAATTAACTAATCGTTTACATAATGGTGAGGTTTTAACCACTGCATTGACTGAATTGGGAATTGCCCAAAATATTATTGATCAATTAGAGATATCTTACGCACATGGTAACCTTCAAGAATCGTTTATAACATTCGGAAAAATGTTGCAATATCGTAATGCACAAACCAAGAAAATTTTACAGCTTCTAACTTATCCGATCTTTCTTTTGGCAATGCTAGCGGCCTTGCAGTTGGGATTAAAAGCCGCAGGTTTTCAAGCAATTACGGGTTCTTCTGAAAATAAGATGGATCAATTGATTAACATTAGTTTTTTCCTGGTGATCGGCCTCACCCTATCAGGATTAATTTTTTATTTAATAGTATCTTTACGGCCAGTTACCAAGCAAGTTCAAATTTTTAGAAAAGTGCCCCTAATCGGGAAGACGATTCTTTGTTATTACCATTATTTGATCATGTTTGATCTGACTTTATTCGTTCAAAATGGTTTTTCTATCAATCAGATGATTGCAATTTGTCATTCCCGCCCAAAAAAATCTTATTTGTTTCAAATCAGTCAGCAGATTGAAAAAGAAATTATCAGTGGGACAAATTTAATTGCAATTGTTCGTAAATACACATATTTTCCAACAGAATTAGAACAATTATTAGGTCGTGGTCTTGAAACTGAAAACTTAAAAATTGAGTTTTCAGCATTGACAAAAATTATTTACGAACGACTTTTGGCAGGAATTGAAAGAATTATCAATAAAATTCAGCCGTTAATGTTTCTTTTTGTGGGAGTATGCGTAGTAATTGTTTATCTAAATATTATGTTGCCTATTTTTCAAATGATGAAAGGAATTTAA
- the comGC gene encoding competence type IV pilus major pilin ComGC, which translates to MKQLISKLKKHQKSNAFTLIEMVIVLFIIGLLMLLILPNLNSQKKKAENKTNSALVTTIQTQVDLYSDEIEKPITLDKLKTAGAINERQVEQAKKAKISISNDGNVSITP; encoded by the coding sequence ATGAAACAATTAATTAGTAAATTAAAAAAACACCAGAAGTCCAACGCATTTACGTTAATCGAAATGGTGATCGTACTCTTTATTATTGGTCTTTTAATGCTTCTTATTTTGCCTAATTTAAACAGTCAAAAGAAGAAAGCAGAAAATAAGACTAATTCAGCTTTAGTTACGACAATCCAAACGCAAGTTGATCTTTATTCTGATGAGATCGAAAAACCAATCACTTTGGATAAATTGAAAACAGCGGGAGCGATTAATGAACGCCAAGTCGAGCAAGCGAAAAAAGCTAAAATTTCGATCAGCAACGATGGCAATGTTTCCATCACTCCTTAA